Within the Methanolinea sp. genome, the region CCGAGAGGATCTCGGCGGCGACGGCGTCCTTTCTCTCCGAGACCTGCCGGGCGGAACCATCCCGGGTGAGGATCGTCACGCGGGCATCCTCGCTTCCCATCGCGTCGGGATCGTTCGCAACGACGACCCCGATCTGCCCGCCGAGCATCTCCCCTCCCCGCGACGCGGCATCGCGCCCGAGCTTGAACGCGACGCAGGGGATCCCGAATTCCTCCGCGACCTCGCGGACGATCTTCGGGAGCGGGCGGAGGGTGATGGTCACGGGTTTCCCGCTCGGGATCTTCCCCTCGAAGGGATCCGGGGCGAAGTCCGAGACCGCCGCGGCCGATACGAAGAGGTCCGGCGGGTCCGTGGCGCAGATCCTCCGCACCTCCTCCCTCATTTCTGCCGCGTCGACCGCGGGGACGTTGCGCACGAGGGGGAACGTGTCGCCGTGCACGACCGTGACCCGCGCCCCGAGGCGGAACGCGTGGAGCGCGAGCGCCCGGCCCATCCTGCCCGAGGAACGTGTCGTGAGAATGCGCACGTCATCGACCCTCTCCCGGCACGGCCCGCTCGTGACGAGGACGTGCCGCCCGGCGAGGGGTTTTCCCGAGAGCTCGCGCTCGCAGAGGAGGACGATCTCCTCGGTCCCGGCGATCTTCGCCCGCCCCTCCTCGACACGGGGTTCCGCGACCACGATGCCCCACTCCGAGAGGAGGGAGAGGGCGCGGCGGACCGCGGGGTGGCGATACATCGACTCGTGCATCGCCGGTGCGACGACGACTGGCATCCCCCTCCCGATCGCCGTGGTCGCGAAGGTGGTGACGGGCGTGTCGTCTATCCCCGCCGCGATCTTGCAGATCGTGTTCGCCGTCGCGGGCGCGACGAGGAGGAGGTCTGCCGAGCCGCCCTCCCCGCAGTGGCGCACGTGCTCCACGAG harbors:
- the coaBC gene encoding bifunctional phosphopantothenoylcysteine decarboxylase/phosphopantothenate--cysteine ligase CoaBC, which gives rise to MRPDAILSGKEIVLAVCGSIAAVETVRLARALRRRGATVQAVMSAAACGIVGPEALAYATGRPAITGISGLVEHVRHCGEGGSADLLLVAPATANTICKIAAGIDDTPVTTFATTAIGRGMPVVVAPAMHESMYRHPAVRRALSLLSEWGIVVAEPRVEEGRAKIAGTEEIVLLCERELSGKPLAGRHVLVTSGPCRERVDDVRILTTRSSGRMGRALALHAFRLGARVTVVHGDTFPLVRNVPAVDAAEMREEVRRICATDPPDLFVSAAAVSDFAPDPFEGKIPSGKPVTITLRPLPKIVREVAEEFGIPCVAFKLGRDAASRGGEMLGGQIGVVVANDPDAMGSEDARVTILTRDGSARQVSERKDAVAAEILSDAIRVFSLSRG